The following is a genomic window from Rhodoferax sp. PAMC 29310.
GTTGCCCAGCGGGGGAATCATCCGCACCAAGGCTTGAGGCAAGATGATGGCCCGCATGGCAGTTCCATACGACATGCCCATCGATCGCGCTGCCTCCATCTGACCTTTGTCAATCGACTGGATGGAGCCCCGAACAATTTCGGAAACATAGGCCCCTGAATAAACGCCCAGCCCCAATACGCCGCAGACAAAAGCCGGCAAAAGAATATCGAACTGAGGCAATCCAAAAAACAGCAGAAAGAGCTGTACCAGCAACGGCGTACCACGAATGACAGCCACATAGCTGGTGCACAACGCATAGACCACGCGCCGCTCAGGCTTCAGACGCCCGATCCCCACCAACAAGCCCATGACGCAACCAAGCAAGAGCGATAACGAGGTAATTTCAACCGTTACCCACGCCCCTTGCATGAGGTTGCGCCAACCATCAAAAACTGGAGAGAAATCGAGTTCCATCAGATGCCGCCTGCGTGTTATTTGGACATGCCGCTAAACCATTTTTTGACAATCTGGGCATAGGTCCCATCTGCCTTGAGTTTTGCCAGTGCAGCGTTCACGGCACGAGTCAACTCAGGGGTGTCTTTGCGAATAGCCATGCCGTACTCCTCCGTGGTCAACTGCTGGTCAAGCACCCTCATGCCACCGCGAGTACGTACATATTGAAAAGCGGCCGGTTTGCCGGTAACAGCGGCATCCGCCCGGCCAATGTCAACAAGGTTGAACATTTCCTGATTTTTTTCAACCTCAACCAATTGAACTAGAGGGTGGTTGGTCCCCAAGTAGCCGACCGACTTGGTTCCGACTTGGACTGCAACTTTTTTACCATTCAGGTCAGTAAGGGTCTTGATGGCCGAATTGCCATCTTTCACCATAGCAACCAGTCCACCGGCATAGTAAGAGTCGGAAAAATCCACGACTTTCTTGCGCTCGTCCGTGATATAGATCGCCGAGACTGACATGTCAAATCGTTTGGAAATCAACCCAGGGATCAAACCCTTGAAGTCAATATCCACCCACTCAATTCGCTTGTTCATCGCCTTTCCAAGGGCTTCAACCAGTTCAATATCAAACCCGGTTCTCACGTTGTTTTCGACAAATTCCATAGGAGGAAAGGTAGCGTCGGTGCCAACCCGAAGTGTGTCTTGCGCATGCGCATTGACGGCACTCAAGCCAACGGCTGCAGCACAGGAAAATAGAAAGGTGCGACGAAAGTTCATGATGTTGTCTCCAGGTGGTTAAAACTAGCTCGGGGTATTCAAACTTCGCGTAATACGGGCGGCCGTTACGACCGTCATCTGAATCAGGGGTGAATGGTTGTTTTCTACACGCACGCTCGGCGCCATCAAAGTCAAAACGCCAACGGGTCGTCGTCCCAGGGAAAACAAGGGGGCACTCACACCCCAT
Proteins encoded in this region:
- a CDS encoding amino acid ABC transporter permease yields the protein MELDFSPVFDGWRNLMQGAWVTVEITSLSLLLGCVMGLLVGIGRLKPERRVVYALCTSYVAVIRGTPLLVQLFLLFFGLPQFDILLPAFVCGVLGLGVYSGAYVSEIVRGSIQSIDKGQMEAARSMGMSYGTAMRAIILPQALVRMIPPLGNEFIALIKNSALVSLLTIHDVMHEGQKIISVTYRSLEVYLAIAAIYFILTGMTSLALRKIEQRLRAGGMVQ
- a CDS encoding transporter substrate-binding domain-containing protein; translation: MNFRRTFLFSCAAAVGLSAVNAHAQDTLRVGTDATFPPMEFVENNVRTGFDIELVEALGKAMNKRIEWVDIDFKGLIPGLISKRFDMSVSAIYITDERKKVVDFSDSYYAGGLVAMVKDGNSAIKTLTDLNGKKVAVQVGTKSVGYLGTNHPLVQLVEVEKNQEMFNLVDIGRADAAVTGKPAAFQYVRTRGGMRVLDQQLTTEEYGMAIRKDTPELTRAVNAALAKLKADGTYAQIVKKWFSGMSK